GCAGGTTTGGACGAAACACAAGCAGAAGCAAGAAACATTCCCTTTGAAGTTTCGAAATTGGAGTTGAAAGATGTGCCACGTGCCATAGCAGCCAACGACATGAGGGGTTTTATTAAACTCATTCGAAATACCGAGAATGACCAATTAGTTGGTGCAAGAGTAGTTGCTCCAGAAGGCGGTGAACTGATTCAGCAATTGAGTATGGCAATAAAACATGGAATTACTGTCAAAGAATTAGCAGATAGTTTTTACCCATACCTGACCTTGGGAGAAGGAATAAAATTAGCAGCCATTACATTCGGTCAAGATGTTTCAAAATTAAGTTGTTGTGCAAGTTGAGTTAGCACCAAAGATTTGATGCCATACCATAGTTAATGGTAATATCAATTGTAATAGTATAATCAATAAACTAACTGACGATTGTTACTACAATACTTCTGCTTCCCCCGTGATTTCGAAATTCGCATAGATAAATTCCCTGCCATGTGCCCAGATTAAGACGGTGATTTGTAATGGGGATGGTCAGTTCAGCACCAAATAATGAACTCTTAATATGTGCAGGAATATCATCGGCTCCCTCATATATATGGGTATAAAGGGGATGGTTTTCCGGCACCATCTGGTTCATAAAGGCTTCGAAATCCTGCCGCACAGAAGGATCGGCGTTCTCGTTCAGGGTCAGGCCCGCTGAAGTATGCTGTATCAGAATATGCATGATCCCGGTCTCCGGAAGCTCTCCTACTGCATCCTCCACCTTCCGGGTGATCAGGTGGTAACCCCTTGGGAAGGGTGGCAGGCTCAGGAATTTCTGTATGATCATAGGAATGTAACTGTTAATATTTCACAAAAATACTCCTTAAAAGCGGCTGCCGGCTCTGTTCCCGCTGTTTTTTTCTCTATTTTTGCCGCATGTTTTCGGGCAGATACAAAGCAGGCAGGCGGATTCTGATGGTTTTTTTAATCCTGGCGACATTTTCCATGCATACCGATGCCCAGAGAAGAAAGGAGCAGGAGAAAGAGCTGGATGAGCACCTGGTTCAGTTCTCGGGAATGGTCAGGGACCTGGAACACCGTCCCCTGTCTGAGGTGAATATCATTATACTTACAGAGAAACGCGGGACCACATCCGACAGCCGCGGGATGTTCTCCTTTGTGGTAAGGCCCAACGATACCATACTCTTCAGTCATATGGGCCATAAAGGAACCATTCATGTCATTCCGGATTCTCTCGGGGGACAGCAGTATCCTGCCGATATTTTTATGGTCAGTGACACCTTTCAGCTGGCAGAGGTCAGGATCTACCCCTGGAAAACCTACCAGGAATTCAAAGAGGCCTTTCTGGCCCTGGAACTGCCCGACGACGATGAAAAGCGTGCCTATCATAACATCGCCCTGATCAAGACTCAGATAAAAATGAATGATTTCGGCCCCAGTCCCAATATAAACTTCAGGGAAGTTATGAAACAACAGTACAACCAGCTGTATACAGCAGGACAGACCCCTTACTACACCATCTTCGACCCCATGCGCTGGGCCAAGTTTTTTGAAGCCCTGAAACGTGGGGATTTCAAAGAGGAGGATGATTAAGAATCTGCACAATTTTCCTTCACATTCCTTAGTTAGTACTATATTCGGAAAACTTCTCTCGTAAATATGCGCCTGCTCCTGTTATCGCTTGTTCTGATTGTCGCTTCCGCTGTCAGGGGACAGGATACAGGAGTGCTGACAGGGAGTATCAGGGACAGTACCGGGCAGCCGGTTGAATTTGCCAGTATAAGCCTGCTGGGCACCCGGCAGGGGACCATGAGCAATCCGGAGGGAAGCTATGATCTGAAGGTTCCGGCCGGTCGCTCCTACACGGTGATTATCTCCTGTGTTGGATACCGGACCAGGCAATTTGCCGTACGCCTGGAAGAGGGAGAGACCAGAACACAGGATATTTCGCTGATGAGGGATATCCGGGCCATCCGGGAGATTTCGGTCAGCGCCCGCCAGGAGAGAGGCAGTACCTTTCACCGGATTGATGTGGAGGAGCTCAACTATATGCCCACCACCACCGGAAAGGTCGAGACCATCATCAAATCCCAGGCCGGTGTCAGTTCCAACAACGAACTGAGTTCCCAGTATTCTGTAAGGGGTGGGAATTTCGACGAAAACATGGTCTATGTGAACGATATCGAAATCTACCGTCCCTTCCTGGTTCGATCCGGACAGCAGGAAGGGCTGAGCTTTGTGAACTCGGACCTGGTCTCTTCCATCAAATTCTCCGCCGGGGGGTACGATGCCCGGTACGGCGATAAAATGTCCTCCGCCCTGGATATCACCTATAAGCGCCCCGGGGCGTTCCGGAGGTCGTCCTCTGTCAGCCTGCTGGGTGCCGCTGCTCACATAGAGGGTGCTTCCAGGAAGGGACGTTTTACTTACCTGGCCGGTTACCGGTATAAAACCACTTCCTACCTCCTGAATACCATGGAGACCAGCGGAGATTACAAGCCTCAGTTTTCCGATTTCCAAAGCCTGCTTACCTGGCAGCTCTCCCGCACCCTGGAGCTGAGTTTCCTGGGCAACTGGTCGTCCAGTACCTACCAGTTCATCCCCAGCACCCGGAATACGGAATTCGGGACCAAGGATCTGCCCCTGAATCTGAAAATTTATTACGATGGCCAGGAAGTGGACAAGTTCGACACTTACCTGGGCGCCCTCTCCTTCCATTGGAAACCTGTAAAAGGTCTCTCCCTGAAACTTATCGGGTCGGCCTTCCGGACCTCTGAACGGGAAACCTTCGATATTTTGGGGCAATACTGGATCAACGAACTGGACAATACCATTGATTCAGAAACTTATGGGGACTCTATCCTGAATATTGGGGTGGGCACGGTATTAAGCCATGCGCGTAACTACCTGGATGCCTACGTGATATCTGTTTCCCACCTGGGCGCTTACCGCAGCGGATACAATCATTTTCAATGGGGCCTCTCCTACCAGAACCAGGATTTCTACGACCGCATCAATGAGTGGGAGCTGATCGACTCGGCCGGCTATGTGATTCCCTATAACGGAGAGCTGCTGGAGCTGACCAGCTCCAGCCGGTCCGAAAATCATATCTCCTATGACCAGTTTACCGGTTTTTTTCAGAACACCAGCGAGATCAGCGGAAAGAAGGCAGATCTGTTTA
This window of the Bacteroidales bacterium genome carries:
- a CDS encoding secondary thiamine-phosphate synthase enzyme YjbQ, which encodes MIIQKFLSLPPFPRGYHLITRKVEDAVGELPETGIMHILIQHTSAGLTLNENADPSVRQDFEAFMNQMVPENHPLYTHIYEGADDIPAHIKSSLFGAELTIPITNHRLNLGTWQGIYLCEFRNHGGSRSIVVTIVS
- a CDS encoding TonB-dependent receptor; the protein is MRLLLLSLVLIVASAVRGQDTGVLTGSIRDSTGQPVEFASISLLGTRQGTMSNPEGSYDLKVPAGRSYTVIISCVGYRTRQFAVRLEEGETRTQDISLMRDIRAIREISVSARQERGSTFHRIDVEELNYMPTTTGKVETIIKSQAGVSSNNELSSQYSVRGGNFDENMVYVNDIEIYRPFLVRSGQQEGLSFVNSDLVSSIKFSAGGYDARYGDKMSSALDITYKRPGAFRRSSSVSLLGAAAHIEGASRKGRFTYLAGYRYKTTSYLLNTMETSGDYKPQFSDFQSLLTWQLSRTLELSFLGNWSSSTYQFIPSTRNTEFGTKDLPLNLKIYYDGQEVDKFDTYLGALSFHWKPVKGLSLKLIGSAFRTSERETFDILGQYWINELDNTIDSETYGDSILNIGVGTVLSHARNYLDAYVISVSHLGAYRSGYNHFQWGLSYQNQDFYDRINEWELIDSAGYVIPYNGELLELTSSSRSENHISYDQFTGFFQNTSEISGKKADLFITAGIRGTVWNFRRTTLLSPRLTISTQPNWERDMMFHLSAGYYFQPPFYKEMRMPDGRINQEIEPQRSIHLLLGGDYIFSLWDRPFKLSGEAYYKWLSNLIPYKIENIRLSYAGENISEGFARGIDFKLNGEFVHGAESWLTLSLLQTRENVENDLIQVWNGSEYVTAPAGEFSRPTDQLFTAGIYFQDYFPNNPGYKVHLNAFYGTGIPLSSPIDEQYYTRLRMRPYRRVDIGFSKVIKRETDMWGERNPLRFFESIWISGEIFNLLGIKNEASYLWIRTISDQEGIPGMYGIPNYLTGRRFNLKISVSF